The genome window GCGTCACCGCGTCGCCCTGATGAACATCGACGGCGTCGCCATGGCCCTCGTCCGCGAAGAACCGGTCGCCGACCGGGCCACGGACAGCCAGACCGCCCTGCGGTGAGCCGCCTGAGAGGCGTCCGAATCCGCGGTCTCCCGTAACACCACGCGCAGGGCGGCCCTCCGGTCCGTCGACCTACCGGTCCACAGGGTTGTCGGGCTGGAGGCCCCCCCTGCGAAGGTGTTTTCCCCGGCCGCGGATCGCCCCCCTCGCCCCACTCGCGACCCCGCCCCCCGCAATTCCGACTCGCGGGAGATGCCGGGAGCGGACGGCGGGGGTAGAATTCGAACGCTCGTCCTGGAATTCGTCCGGAACGGCCGGTGTCGGCACCGGATCGAGCGGTCAGGGGAGCGCCCCCGCCTGGCAGAGGCGTGGCGTTCCGCCTGCCGGACAGCGACTCAGAGGAGGAACGGGTAATGCCCCTCGTGCTGCGGTTGACGCTGACGGTGTTGGTTCTTTCGGCCTGGTCCGCCGCGTCGGGACGTGAGCGTCGGCCGATCCAGCAGCAGTCCTTTGACGCGATCCGCGGCGCGTTTCGCGACGCGACGCGGGAGGCCCGGAAGTCGACCGTCCGGGTGGCCTGCGACGGAGCGAACGCGACCTACGGCGTCATCGTCCGGCCCGACGGCTGGATTGTGACGAAGGGGAGCGAACTCGCCCGCGGCGGCGAGGCGACTATCACGGTCCGGCTGGCCGGCGGACGGGAGTTCGCCGCCCGGCATGTCGGATACGACCCGACGCACGATCTGAGCCTCCTCAAGATCGAAGGCAAAGACTTTCCGACGGCCCAGTGGGCCGACCGCGACCCCGCTCCCGGGACGTTCCTGGCGACCGTCGGACTCGACGAGGATCCGATCGCCTCCGGAGTTGTCAGCGTCGCCCGCCGCAGCATTCCGCGGCTCTCGGGCGTTCTCGGGATCCGGCTCAAATCGATCCCCGGCCCGGCCGAGATCGATGAAGTCTTCGCCAACGGAGCGGCCGAGGCGGCGGGCGTCCTGACGGGGGACATCGTCGAACAGATCGGCGAGGTGCTGGTCAAGGACCGGGAGAGCCTCGTCCGGGAGATCCGTCGCCACCAGCCGGGGGACGTCATCGCCCTGGCGATCCGCCGGCGAGGGGACCCCGTCTCGATCAAGGCGCAGCTCACGCACCCCTTCGGCGACTTCCTGACGCGGGTCGCCGAACAGAACCAGATGGGGGGAGCCCTGAGCAACCGCCGGGCCGACTTCCCCGCCGTCATCCAGCACGACATGGTCCTGAGTCCGGGCGAATGCGGCGGACCGGTCGTGGACCTCAGCGGCAAGGTGGTCGGACTCAACATCGCCCGGGCGGGCCGGACCGAGTCGTTCCTGGTCCCCGCGGCCGCGATCGCGCCGCTGATCGACGACCTGATCGCCGGGAAGTTCCCCCCCCCGCCGCCGGTCGATCTCAATCCCGTGATTCCGCCCCCGCCGCCGCTGGCCGTGACGCGGTAGTTGCGGGAAAT of Planctomyces sp. SH-PL14 contains these proteins:
- a CDS encoding S1C family serine protease, yielding MPLVLRLTLTVLVLSAWSAASGRERRPIQQQSFDAIRGAFRDATREARKSTVRVACDGANATYGVIVRPDGWIVTKGSELARGGEATITVRLAGGREFAARHVGYDPTHDLSLLKIEGKDFPTAQWADRDPAPGTFLATVGLDEDPIASGVVSVARRSIPRLSGVLGIRLKSIPGPAEIDEVFANGAAEAAGVLTGDIVEQIGEVLVKDRESLVREIRRHQPGDVIALAIRRRGDPVSIKAQLTHPFGDFLTRVAEQNQMGGALSNRRADFPAVIQHDMVLSPGECGGPVVDLSGKVVGLNIARAGRTESFLVPAAAIAPLIDDLIAGKFPPPPPVDLNPVIPPPPPLAVTR